One Sphingomonas kaistensis genomic window, ATGAGCCCCGTCTAAGCCAGTCGCGCGGTGAAGCAATCCGGATGGTGGAAATCGGGCTGCTCGGAGGGGTGATGGAGCGCGAAATAATGGCGCTGACCGGTCTTTTCCTCGATCACTGCGCTGAGCGCGATCGTGCCTTGCGCCTCGGAGGGGATCGAAAGGGTCGCGCCGAGGCCCCACCAGGTCAGATTGTCCTCGATCCTGAGGTAAGGTGGCTCGGCGACCTCGGCGAGTTCCATGCCCTCCCGCTCCGCCTCGAAATCATACCCCGCCCAATCCCCTGACGGCGAGAAATTCCATTCCTGATAAGCCTCTTCGCCGTCACCTTTGAGAAAACATTCGAAGCAGGTCGACTGCCACAGATTGTCGCGGCGGGCGGGCGCCAATGAAGGCGGCGGGACCACGAAGCGGCTAAGCGGCGCACTGACGCCGAACCACAGGTTGAGCGTCGCGGTCTCCCCAAACGCAGCGGAACGCTCGGCCGAGGCCCAGACGGTGTAGGGCGGATTTGGCACGGTGGTCGGATGCGGAGCGAGTTCGAAGCGCATGGCCCATCTTACGTCATCGCGCCTCGTAAGCTAAGCGCCCTTCGCATGACGACGACCTATTCTTCCGATCTGCTCCAGCTCCTGGCCGAGCGCGGCTACATCCACCAGACGACCGATGCCGCCGGGCTTGACGCGCTGGCGAACAAGGAGATCGTCACCGGCTACATCGGCTTCGACGCCACCGCGCCGAGCCTGCATGTCGGCAGCCTGGTCCAAATCATGATGCTGCGGCGGATGCAGCAAGCCGGGCACAAGCCGATCGTGCTGATGGGCGGCGGCACGACCAAGGTAGGCGATCCGAGCTTCAAGGCCGAAGAGCGCAAGCTGCTCGACGAGGACGCGATCGCGGCAAATATCGCCGGCATTCGCAAGGTGTTCGAGCGCTTTCTGACCTTCGGCGACGGCCCGACCGACGCGGTGCTGGTCGACAATGCCGACTGGCTCGACCGCCTCGAATACCTCCCCTTCCTGCGCGAGGTCGGACGGCATTTCTCGGTCAACCGGATGCTGACCTTCGACAGCGTCCAGCTCCGGCTCGAGCGCGAGCAATCGCTGTCGTTCCTCGAATTCAACTACATGATCATGCAGGCGTACGACTTCCTCGAACTGTCGCGACGGCAGGGCTGCCGGCTGCAGATGGGCGGGTCGGACCAGTGGGGCAACATCATCAACGGCGTGGAATTGTGCCGCCGCGCCGACGGGACCGAGGTCTTCGCGGTAACGACCCCGCTGATCACCACCGCCGACGGTGCCAAGATGGGAAAGACGGCGCAGGGCGCGGTGTGGCTTAATGCCGAGGGCCCAGACGGCTATCGTCTCAGCGCCTACGATTACTGGCAGTTCTGGCGGAACACCGCGGACGCCGACGTGGCGAAGTTCGCCAGGCTGTTCACCGACCTGCCGCTGGACGAGATCGCTCGGCTCGAAGCGCTGCAGGGGGCTGAGATCAACCAGGCCAAGATCGTGCTGGCGACCGAGGCTACGGCGCTGCTGCATGGTCGCGAGGCGGCGGAGGCAGCGGCGGCAACGGCCGCGGCGACCTTTGCCGGCGGCGGTTCGGGTGAGGCGCTGCCGAGCGTCGAGACCGGTGGCGAGATCGGGCTGCTGGCGGCGCTGGTCGGCCTCGGCTTTTGCGCATCCAATGGCGAAGCCAAGCGCAAGGTCGCCGAAGGCGCAGTGAGGCTCGACGGCGAGCCGGTCAGTGACATTGCTGCGGTGATTTCAGTTCCTTCGGAGCGAAAGCTCAGCCTCGGCAAGAAGAAACACGGGCTGCTGCTGCCCTAACCTGAGCGAAGCAGGTCCACTGCTTGGTCTCGCTCAAATAGATAAAGACAAAGTCGCGCGGCTTCACCCCGGTCGCCGTGGAGCCCGCCGTCGCGGTCGAGCAGCAGGCGCGCGTCCTGGGTCGCCATCGGTGCCAACTCCTGTACCTGCTCGGGTGAGGCCAGCCGGAATTGCGCTTCGCCGCTCTGTCGAACGCCGAGGATCTCGCCCGGCCCGCGCAGGCGCAAATCTTCCTCGGCGATGCGAAAGCCGTCATTGGTCTCGCGCATCAGTGCCAGGCGTGCGCGGCCAGTCTCGCTGAGCGTCGAACCGCGCAACAGGAGGCAGGTCGACTTGGCCGACCCACGCCCGACCCGACCCCGCAATTGGTGCAATTGGGCGAGGCCAAAGCGCTCGGCGCCTTCGATGATCATCAGCGCGGCGTTGGGAACGTCGACCCCGACTTCGATCACCGTGGTGGCGACGAGGATGGCGAGGCGACCGGCGGAAAACTCGGCCATGACCGCGTCCTTCTCCGGACCTTTCATGCGTCCATGGACCAGCCCGATCTGCCCGGGGAAGCGCAGCGCCAGCGCAGCCGCCCGCTCCTCGGCCGCCGCCGCATCGCTGGTCTCGCTCTCGGCGACCAGAGGACAGACCCAATAGGCTTGGCCGCCCGCGGCGACATGGCGGGCGAGCCCGTCGACGACGTCGCCGATCCGTTCTTCAGCAATGACGCGCGTTTCGATCGGGGTACGCCCCGGCGGCATTTCGTCGATCCGGCTGACGTCCATTTCGCCATATTGGGTCAGCGTCAGGGTACGCGGGATGGGCGTCGCGGTCATGGCCAGCAGGTGCGGCGTGCTCGTCCCCTTGGCGGTCAGCAGCAGCCGTTCGGACACGCCGAAGCGATGCTGTTCGTCGATCACCACCAGGCCGAGGCGGCGATAGGCGACCTTGTCCTGGAAGATCGCATGAGTCCCGACGAGGATGTCGATCGATCCATCGGCCAGCCCCATCAATGTCGAATCGCGCGCCCTTCCCTTTTCGCGGCCGGTCAGGATGGCGACCCTTACCCCCAGCGAATCCAGTTGCTTGAGCAGGGTCGCATGATGTTGCCTGGCAAGGATTTCGGTCGGCGCCAGCATCGCCGCCTGCGCGCCGGCCTCGACCGCTTCGAGCATGGCGAGCAGCGCGACCAAGGTCTTGCCCGAGCCGACGTCGCCTTGCAGCAGCCGCAGCATCGGCGCTTCCTGCCCCATGTCGTCGCGAATTTCCTGCACCACGCGGCGCTGCGCCCCGGTGAGGGCATAGGGCAATTTGAGCGCGTCAGTAAGTCGGCCGTCACCGCGCAGGGGTACGCCACGCCGACGACGGCTGACCTGACGCAGGAGGCCTAGCGCAAGCTGGTTGGCGAAGATCTCGTCATAAGCGAGCCGCTTGCGCGCCGCGCCGTCTGCCGGTTCGGCATGGATGGTAGCGAGGCTGGTCCGCCAGTCGCGCCAGGCTTCGCGGGCGACTACCGACGGCTCGATCCATTCGGGCAACACCGGCGCCCTTTCCAAAGCAGCCGACACCAATTCGCGAACCCGACGCGAGGTCAGGCCTTCGGTCAGCGGATAGACCGTTTCTTTCAGCGCCGGCTCGGTCTTGCCGGGCTCGGTCACGTCGGGATGCACCATCTGCCACTCGTCGCCATAGGCTTCGAGCTTGCCGGTGACCGTGCGCTTCTCGCCCAGCGGCAGTTGCTTGGCCGCCCAGCCGCCATTGTTGAAGAAAGCGAGGGTCAGCATATTCCCCTCCCCGTCCACCGCATGGATCCGCGTCGGCCCGCGGCCCCGGCTTTGCCGCTTCTCGCGCACGGTGACATCGAGAATCACCTGACGGCCGAGCAACACCGGAGAGGCAGCAGGCGCCCGCACCCGCTCGATCGCGCCGGTCGGAAGGTGGAACAAGAGATCGACGGCCCGCGTAATTCCGAGCTTGGCGAGCTGCTTGGCGACCTGCGGCCCGACGCCTTTCAGCGATTCCACTTCGGCGAACAAAGGGTTGAGCAGGTCGGGGCGCATGACGCGGATAGCGTTAGCAGCCGCGGGGGGCGCAGCAATCCCGGAAACCACTGCCGCACATGCTGCCGCCAAGGGCCGAAAACCGCCTTCGGACTACCTTCCGTTTGACCGTGGCAGCGCCTACATGACCCCCATGCTGGAAGACCCGACCCCCAAGCGCCTGCGCTGGCGCGCGCATCATCGTGGGACCAAGGAAGCCGACCGGATGATCGGCGGGTTCTTCGATGCGCATCACCAGCAGTGGAATGCGCAGGAGATGGCCCTGTTCGAAGCGTTATTAGAAGAGCAGGACGTCGACATCATGGCTTGGGCGATCGGAACCCAGACGGTGCCGGAGCGCTTCCAAGGCGCGATGATGACCGCCATGCAGCGCCTCGACTATTTGCCCATCGACCGGTGAGCGACCTCCAGCGCATCCTCAAGGCGTCGGAGCCGCTGACGCTGGCGTCGGTTCCGGCTGGCTTTCTGCCGTGGCTGACGGCCGATCTGGCACGCGCCGTCAAAGGCCGCGCGGTGGTGATCGCGTCGGACGAAACCGCGATGCGCGCCTTGGCCGACAATGCGCCCGCGTTCGCGCCCGAGATTGAGGTGCTGACCTTTCCGGCGTGGGACTGCCTGCCGTACGACCGCGCTTCCCCTGCCTTGCGGGTCATGGCCGAGCGGCTGGCGACGCTGAACCGATTGCAGGAAAAGGCCGACAAGCCGCAGCTTCTCGTCACCACCGCCAACGCCGCGACCCAGCGCACGCTGACGCCGTTCCGCATCCGCCAACTCACCCGCCGCTTGGCGCCGGGCGAGCGGATCGAACGCGACAAGCTCATTACCCTACTCACCGCCAATGGCTACCATCGCACCGACAGCGTGTCGGACGCGGGCGAGTTTGCGGTGCGCGGCGGTCTGCTCGACTTGTATCCCTCCGGCCTGCCGCACGCGATCCGGCTCGATTTCTTCGGTGACGAGATCGAGACGATACGCGCCTTCGACCCCGCCGACCAGCGCACCATCGGCGCGGCCGAGCCCTTCACCCTGATGCCGGCGAGCGAGGCGTTGCTCGACCAAGACAGCATCAAGCGCTTTCGCGCGCGGTATCGCGAGCAGTTCGGGGCCAACGCCACCGGTGACCCGCTCTACCAGGCGGTCAGCGACGGGCGGCGGCTGGCGGGGATGGAGCATTGGCTTCCGCTGTTCGAGGAGCGACTGGAGACCTTGTTCGACCATCTCGCGCCGGGCGACATCGTGCTGCGCGACGGCGGCGTCGATGGCGCGATCGCGTCGCGGCGTGAAGCGATCCAAGATTATTTCTCCAATCGCGAGCGGGCGATGGTGGCCGAACCTGGTAGCTATCGCCCACTGGCGCCGAGCGCGCTCTACCTGTCGACCAAGGAATGGGATGGCCTCGTCGCCGACCGCCCCGTCCACCTCGCGACCGCCTTTCCCGAGCCTGATTCCGACCGGGTCATCGACTTCGGCGTGAGTGGCGCGCGCGACTTCGCGCCCGAGCGGGCGCAGAACGAAAATATCTACGAAGCCGTCGTTACCCACGTCGACAAGCTATGGAGAAAAGGTCAGAAAGTCGTTCTGGCCAGCTACACCACGGGCGCCCGCGAACGATTGGCGGGATTGCTCAAGGATCATGGCCTTACCGGCCAGAAGATGGTCGGCGATTGGCAGGAAGCGCTGGGCGCGCAGAATGTCACTGCATTGCTGGTGCTGCCGCTCGATCATGGGTTCACTACGCCCGACGTCGCGGTGCTGACCGAGCAGGATATGCTCGGCGACCGGCTGGTGCGGCGGCGCAAGCGCAAGAAGAGCGCCGATGCGTTCCTGTCGGAACTGGCGACGCTGACGCCCGGCGATCTCGTGGTCCATGCCGAGCATGGCATCGGTCGTTACGAGGGGCTGACGCAGGTCCAGGTCGGCCGCGCGCCGCACGATTGCGTCGCGCTGGAATATGCCGGCGGCAACAAGCTCTACGTGCCGGTCGAGAATATCGACGTCCTGTCGCGCTATGGCAGCGGCGAGGACGGGGTCGCGCTCGACCGCCTCGGCGGCGAAGCCTGGCAGCGCCGCAAGGCGCGGATGAAGGAGCGGATCCGCGAGATTGCGGGCGAGCTCATCAAGACCGCCGCTTTGCGGGCGATGCGGCAGGGTGTGGTGGCCGAGCCGGACAGCGCCTACCCCGCCATGGTCGACCGCTTCCCCTACGAAGAAACCGACGACCAGAACCGCGCCATCGGCGATGTTCTGGAGGACCTCGGCGCCGGTCGGCCGATGGACCGGCTAGTCTGCGGCGACGTCGGGTTCGGTAAAACCGAAGTGGCTCTTCGGGCAGCGTTCGTGGCGGCGATGGCCGGCTATCAGGTGGCGGTGGTGTGCCCCACCACCCTGCTCGCCCGCCAGCATTATTCCAATTTCGTCGAGCGGATGAAGGGCTTCCCGATTGAGGTCGGGCGCCTGAGCCGGCTGGTTGCTTCCAACGAGGCGAAGCGGACCAAGGAATTGCTTGAGGAAGGGCAGATCGACATCGTCGTCGGCACCCACGCCATCCTCGCAAAGGGTGTGAAGTTCAAGAAGCTCGGCCTTGTAATCGTTGATGAAGAACAGCGCTTCGGGGTGACGCACAAGGAGCGGTTGAAGAGCCTTAAGGCGGACGTTCACGTCCTAACGCTGACCGCGACGCCCATCCCGCGCACGTTGCAAATGGCCATGTCGGGCCTTCGCGAACTCAGCGTCATCCAGACCCCGCCGGTCGATCGCCTTGCGGTCAGGACCTACGTTACCCCGTGGGACCCGGTCGTCATCCGCGAGGCGCTGCTGCGCGAGCATTATCGCGGCGGGCAAAGCTATTTCGTGGTGCCGCGCATTTCCGACCTTCCCGACATCGAGGAATGGCTGCGCGAAGAAGTGCCCGAGGTGAAGCCGATCGTCGCCCACGGCCAGCTCGCCCCAACCGAGGTCGAGGAGCGAATGAGTGCCTTCTACGACCGCAAATATGACGTGCTGCTGTCGACCACCATCGTCGAAAGCGGGCTCGACATTCCGAGCGCCAATACGCTGATCGTCCACCGGGCCGAGCGGTTCGGCCTGGCGCAGCTTTACCAGCTTCGCGGGCGGGTGGGCCGATCGAAGACCCGCGCCTACGCCTACATGACCACCCCGCCCGACCGGCAGATCACCGAGACCGCGGAGAAGCGCCTCACGGTGCTGTCCAATCTCGACAGCCTTGGCGCGGGTTTCCAGCTTGCCAGCCACGATCTCGACATTCGCGGCGCGGGCAATTTGCTTGGCGACGAGCAGTCGGGACACATCAAGGAAGTCGGGTTCGAACTCTACCAGTCGATGCTGGAGGACGCGATCCTCGACATGAAGGCGGGCGGACAGCGCGAGGACAAGCCGGACGAATTCAGCCCGCAAATCAACGTCGAAGCGCCGATCATGATCTCGGACGATTATGTCCCGGATCTCGACCTTCGCATGGGCCTCTATCGCCGCTTGGGCGAGCTGGAGAGCCCGCGCGAGGTCGAAGAATTCGCCGCCGAGATGATCGACCGCTTCGGCAAGCTGCCCGAGGAAACGAGCAACCTGCTTCAGGTGGTCGAGACCAAGATCCACTGCCGCGCCGCCGGCATCGCCAAGCTAGACGCAGGTTTGCGCGGGGCGGTGGTTACGTTCGCGCCGTCGGGCTTCCCTGACGTCAAAGGTCTGTTCGACTATATCGCCCGGCTGAAAGGCACGGCGAAGCTTCGGCCCGATCAAAAGCTGGTCGTCAGCCGCGACTGGGCGAGCCCGGCACAGCGCCTGAACGGTGCGCTGCAGTTGAGTCGTGGTCTTGCGCGAGTGGTCGCAGCGAGCAAGCGGGAGAAGGTTGCGGCCTGAGCTTAGGCGAGGAACGCGGCGAGCTCGTCCTCGGCCATCGCCTTGGCGCCGAGAAAGCCTTGGTAGTAATCGCAATTCCAGGCCTTGAGCAGCGCTAGCTGATCGGGATCCTCGACCCCTTCGACCAGCACTTGCAGTTCGAGTTCGCGCGCCAAGGCGATCAGCGCCTTGACCACGATCTGCGCGCGGCGCCCGCCGACGAGATCGAGGATCAGGCCGCGGTCGATCTTGATCATGTCGAGCGGCAGAGTCGTCAGCCACGCGAGGCTGGCATAGCCGGTGCCGAAATCGTCCACCGCGATCCGCACGCCCGCGGCGCGGAGGCAGGCGAGTCGCGCCGCCGCGGCGACCGGATCGGCGATCAGGCTCGATTCGGTGATTTCGGCTGTCACCTGCTCGGCGCGCAGGCCAGCGGCCTCGATTTCATTGAGCAGCCAGCGCTCGTATCCGGGGCGCGCCAAGTCTTCGGGCAGGAGATTGAGTGACAGTCGCAGGCGCGCCATCGGGCCCGTCCACTTGCCCATTGCCCGCAACGCCTTGCGCTGCACCGCGCGGGACAGTCGTTCGCCGAGCGCAGCGGCGGCGGCCCGGGCGAACATCGTGTCTGGCGTCATGCCGCCAGGATCGCGGGCGAGCGCCTCGACCCCGATCACGTCGCCGGTGGCGACACTGATCTGGGGCTGGAACGCAAGCGTCACCTTGTCCTCGGCGAGCAAGGCTTCAAGCGCGAGATCGGTTCTTTCCGGCAGGAGAGACAGGGGCTGATCGCTGGCACGGCGAGCGGGGATGACGGCGGGGGAGGCAATGGGTGGAACCATGGCGGCGCTCCTAGGGCATGGCGGGGACCAGCGCATCGCCCTCACCTGTTGCTGCATCATAATGGAACGGTGGCGGCGACGCACCTCCCCCGCTATGCTTTGCGCCATTGCGGTGCGGAAAAACAGGGATTCAAAGGTTTGAGCGCTGAACTTCCGCAGGGCCAGCCGGTCCGCCAAGACCTGACGCAAGCCGGGATCGCTCTCGTCGCCAGCAGAGGCGAAGCGGCTCAGGCCGCCGCCGCGATGCTTCGCCGTCGCTACACCTTCGCCCCGGAGAACGACGCCAGGATCCTGGTGGCGCTCGGTGGCGACGGGTTCATGCTGCACACCCTCCACCAGATGCTCGACGGCGGCGAAGCGCGGCCGGTGTTCGGAATGAACCGCGGCACCGTTGGCTTTCTGATGAACGAATGGCAGCTCGATTGCCTCGCCGAGCGGGTGGAGAACGCCAAGGCAGTCCGCATCGCCCCGCTCACCATGCGCGCCCGCACCGTTCACGGGGACGAGTGGACCCACGCCGCGATCAACGAAGTGTCCTTGCTGCGTGAAACGCGCCAAGCGGCCAAGATCGAGGTGGTGGTCAACGGTCGCGTCGTCCTGCCCGAACTCGTCGCCGACGGCGTGCTGGTGGCGACGCCCGCTGGATCGACCGCGTATAATTTTTCTGCCCGCGGGCCGATCCTGCCGTTGTCGGCGCCTCTCCTCGCGCTGACCCCGATTGCGCCCTTCCGTCCGCGGCGCTGGGCGGGAGCGCTGTTGCCTGACGAAACCCGCATCTCTTTTCGGGTGATGGAGCCCACGGATCGGCTGGTTTCCGCGGTTGCCGATCAGTTCGAGGTGCGTGACGTCGAGGAAGTCGAGATCGAACTCGATCATGAGAGATCGCTGACCCTGCTGTTCGATCCCGATCAGGCGCTCGACGAACGGATCGCCGCCGAGCAATTTGCCACGTGAAGTGTCGTTCTTGAGGCTTGCCAAGCCCCGCCGCCTGCGCCATAGGCCCGCTCGCCCAAGCATCGTTCCCCGATAGCTCAGCGGTAGAGTAGGTGACTGTTAATCACTTGGTCGTTGGTTCGAATCCAACTCGGGGAGCCATCTCGCATCGATGAATATGTTCTGCCACGGTCGGTACCGTGGTAGATGGACGCGTTCGGCAGCGGAGTCGCGTCTCTTGGGCACCAGTGACAGGCCTCAACGGTTCGAAAGCGAGCATGGCGGTATGGATGCCGCGTACCTTGCCAGTGCCTTTAAGCGGCACATGCAGACGCTCATGTCGCGCTTCGCGCACCGTCCCGACGATCTGCATCGCGAAGTGGCTGCACTCGTCGCTGACTACGAACAGGCCGTGAGAAAGATCAGGGCAACGTTCGAAGAGCATCAGGCCGCCCGGTTCGGAAAGCACCCGAGAGTCTCGAAACGTCCGTATCGAGAGCGTTTGGTGCCCCGCCCACGGCGTCCCGGCGACAAAAAGCGGCCAGATGCCGGCGGGGTAACGGTGAAGCCGGACAAACCGCTCATTTTGTCGGGCGGTGCCGCGGCAGCCTTGGAGTTCGAGTGACCGATTGATCCCTGCCCTTGCCTGAACCGTATGTTGTTTTCAGTTCACGCAACTTCGCCGTGATCGCGGGTGTTTTTCTCTCATCCAGTCGGGAAGCCGATGTTGTTGGAGAGAGTAGATGAAGCCCCTTCTTCTTGCCGCCGGTGCGGTCGCGCTGACCAGCCCGCTGACCCTCGCGGCCCCTGCCGAGGCACAGAACCGCAATTACAACCAGCAGGTTCGCGACTGTAACCGCGACCTGCGCCGCGCCGACAGCCGTGCCGAGTATCGTCGGGAGCTTCGCCAGTGCCAGCGCGATCTGCAGCGCGCCCAGCGCCAGGATGCCCGCGATTGGCGCCGTTACAGCGCTTACGACTATAATCGCTATGAGCCGGGGCAGCGCCAATATTACGCCGACCGCTATTACCGCGACGGCCGCTATTACAGCCAGCGCCGGCTCGGCTATAACGACCGCATCTATCGCGGGCAGAACGGCAGCTATTATTGCCGCCGCAACGACGGCACGACCGGCCTGATCGTGGGTGCCGGCATCGGTGCTCTGCTCGGTAATCAGATCAACATCGGCGGTTCGACCACGCTTCGGACTATCGCCGGCGGAGCGATCGGCGCGGCGCTGGGTCAGGCCATCACTCGCGGCGACGTCCGCTGTAACTAAGGGCTGATGGCTTACCAAGGAGGGCCGGTGTCCGCACCGGCCCTTTTTGTTTGCCTGCCTTGCGCCTGGAGGCCTTCGCCCGCATTGCCGAGGACGAAGGAGACGACCTATGCGAGCGCACGTCGAGCGGCATCTGGTGCAACGGATCGGCTGGCTTCGCGCCGCGGTGCTCGGCGCCAACGACGGCATCGTCTCGACCGCCAGCCTGATCGTCGGGGTCGCCGCCGCCGCTTCCGGAAAGGCGGAAGTGATGCTTGCCGGTGCAGCGGGCCTGGTCGCCGGCGCGATGTCGATGGCGGCGGGCGAATATGTCTCGGTCAGCTCGCAGTCCGATACCGAGCAGGCCGACCTCGCCCGCGAGCGCGCCGAACTAGAGCAATCGCCCGAACTGGAACATCAGGAATTGTCGCGCCTCTATCAGGAGCGCGGAGTATCGGACGCCACCGCCGATGAGGTCGCACGGCAACTGATGGCCAAGGACGCGCTCGGCACCCATGCCCGCGAAGAACTCGGCATCAGCCACGTCAGTACTGCGCGTCCGGTGCAGGCCGCGCTGACGTCGGCGGCGACGTTTACCGCGGGCGCCGCCATGCCGTTGCTGGTCGCGTTCTTCGCCCCGGTCGGTCAGACCATGATCGTCGCCGTGACGGTTGCGTCCCTGCTGTTCCTGGCGTTGCTCGGCGCCATCGGTGCCAGAAGCGGCGGCGCGCCGGTCGGCAAGGCGACCTTCCGGGTCTTCTTCTGGGGTGCACTGGCGATGGCGATCACCGCCGGCATCGGCAAATTGGTCGGGACCGCGGTCTAGTCGATTGCCGCCATCAAGGTCGCATTGCCGCCTGCCGCAGTGGTGTCGATGCAGGTCACCCGTTCGGTCGCGAAGCGCGCGACGTAATGCGGGCCGCCGGCCTTGGGACCGGTCCCCGACAGCCCCTCGCCCCCAAACGGCTGGCTTTCCACCACCGCGCCGATCTGGTTGCGGTTGATGTAGAGATTGCCGACCCGCGCCTTGGCAGCGACCTGCTCGGCCACCGTGTCGATGCGGCTCTGAAGCCCGAGGGTCAGGCCGAAGCCGGTGGCGTTGATCTGGTCGATCACCTTGTCGAGCTCGCCCGATTGCCAGCGAATGACGTGCAGCACCGGGCCGAAATGCTCGTCCTTGAGGCTGGCGAGGCTGGGCAGCTCGGCGATCACCGGGGCGACGAAGCTGCCGTTATTGGGTGGCAAACGCAGTTCGGCCACCACCTTCCCTGCGGCCCGAAGCTCGGCGACATGCGCGTCGAGCGAAGCCTTGGCGTCGGCGTCGATGACCGGGCCGACATCGGTGGTCGGCAGCCGCGGATCGCCGATCGACAGCGCTTCCATCGCGCCGCGGATCATCGTCAGCATGGTGTCGGCGACGTCTTCCTGCACGAACAGGACGCGCAGCGCCGAGCAACGCTGGCCGGCCGACTGGAAGGCCGAGGCGACCACGTCGCGCGTCACCTGCTCGGGCAACGCCGAGCTGTCGACGATCATCGCATTCTGGCCGCCGGTTTCGGCGATCAGCGGCACGATCGGGCCTTCTCGTTCCGCTAGGCTGCGGT contains:
- a CDS encoding VIT family protein; amino-acid sequence: MRAHVERHLVQRIGWLRAAVLGANDGIVSTASLIVGVAAAASGKAEVMLAGAAGLVAGAMSMAAGEYVSVSSQSDTEQADLARERAELEQSPELEHQELSRLYQERGVSDATADEVARQLMAKDALGTHAREELGISHVSTARPVQAALTSAATFTAGAAMPLLVAFFAPVGQTMIVAVTVASLLFLALLGAIGARSGGAPVGKATFRVFFWGALAMAITAGIGKLVGTAV